From a region of the Cyprinus carpio isolate SPL01 chromosome A18, ASM1834038v1, whole genome shotgun sequence genome:
- the LOC109110051 gene encoding semaphorin-6D-like isoform X7: MGWRELTIDLLLLLLLVSHLEAVSFPEDNIPLDVVDRHYARQYPVFRGRPSGNESQHRLDFQLMTKIHDTLFIAGRDQVYLVSLRESYRNEIIPYRKLTWRSGQADRETCAMKGKHRDECHNFIKVLVPRNDDLVFICGTNGFNPMCRYYRLDNLEFDGEEISGLARCPFDAKQTNVALFADGKLYSATVADFLASDAVIYRSMGDGSALRTIKYDSKWLKEPHFLHAVDYGDFVYFFYREIAAEHNNLGKAVYSRVARICKNDMGGSQRVLEKHWTSFVKARLNCSVPGESFFYFDVLQAITDIININGVPSVVGVFTTQLNSIPGSAVCSFSMADIEKAFHGRFKEQKTADSVWTPFPEEKLPKPRPGCCAGHGSAESYKTSIEFPDETLQFIKSHPLMDASVPSIGDEPWFTKTRVRYRLTALTVDNTAGPQKNYTVVFIGSEAGIVLKVLAKTSPLSLNDSILLEEIDVFNQAKCLSSNEDDRRILSFHLDKDTHTLYVAFSSCVVRIPLSRCERHSSCQKSCIASRDPYCGWMSHGACERIPAAMQTGYEQDVEYGNTAHLGDCHEFLATTSAPDFKSYGDPTSDMELPSSSVTVPTTSEPIQSPQTIPTQIPQLFGSPKFVFNDDPATSRSVEHIPENLPKALPLSNTFKLLSGNIIHQLILSNICGH, encoded by the exons ATGGGGTGGCGAGAACTGACGATTGACctgctgctactgctgctgtTGGTGTCCCATCTGGAGGCTGTGAGCTTTCCTGAGGACAACATCCCTTTAGATGTTGTGGACCGACACT ATGCACGACAGTACCCCGTGTTCCGTGGACGCCCCTCTGGCAACgaatcacagcacagactggacttTCAGCTGATGACCAAGATTCATGATACGCTTTTCATTGCGGGCAG GGACCAGGTGTATTTAGTGAGCCTGAGAGAGTCCTACAGGAATGAAATTATTCCATACAGG AAGCTGACGTGGCGGTCGGGGCAGGCGGACAGGGAGACATGTGCCATGAAGGGAAAGCACCGA GATGAGTGCCATAATTTCATTAAAGTCCTGGTTCCGAGAAACGATGATCTTGTGTTCATCTGTGGAACAAATGGTTTCAACCCCATGTGCCGTTACTACAGG TTGGATAACTTGGAATTTGATGGGGAAGAGATTAGCGGTTTGGCCCGATGCCCGTTTGATGCCAAGCAGACGAACGTTGCCCTGTTTGCTG ATGGTAAGCTGTACTCAGCGACGGTGGCAGACTTCCTGGCCAGCGATGCTGTGATTTATCGCAGCATGGGAGACGGTTCTGCCCTTCGCACCATCAAGTATGACTCCAAGTGGTTAAAAG aGCCACATTTTCTCCACGCCGTGGACTATGGGGATTTTGTCTACTTCTTTTACAGAGAAATCGCAGCCGAGCACAACAACTTGGGAAAG GCGGTTTACTCCAGAGTGGCTCGGATCTGTAAAAATGACATGGGAGGGTCTCAGCGGGTGCTGGAAAAACACTGGACATCTTTTGTTAAGGCTCGCCTGAACTGTTCCGTTCCTGGAGAATCGTTTTTCTACTTTGACGTCCTTCAGGCTATTACGGACATCATCAACATTAATGGGGTGCCTTCTGTGGTTGGAGTTTTCACCACCCAGTTGAACAG TATCCCTGGCTCTGCGGTGTGTTCGTTCTCCATGGCGGACATTGAGAAAGCATTCCATGGGCGTTTCAAAGAGCAAAAGACAGCAGATTCAGTGTGGACACCATTTCCAGAGGAGAAGCTGCCAAAGCCCAG accCGGCTGCTGTGCGGGACACGGTTCAGCAGAGTCTTACAAAACCTCCATCGAGTTTCCAGATGAGACCCTTCAGTTCATCAAGTCACACCCACTCATGGACGCCTCAGTCCCCTCCATTGGAGACGAACCATGGTTCACCAAAACAAGAGTCAG GTACAGGCTCACGGCACTCACCGTTGATAACACTGCAGGACCCCAGAAGAATTACACAGTGGTTTTCATTGGCTCTGAGGCAGGCATCGTCCTAAAAGTTCTGGCTAAGACGTCCCCACTGTCTTTAAATGACAGCATCCTACTAGAGGAGATCGATGTTTTCAACCAAGCCAA GTGTTTATCCAGCAATGAGGACGATCGGCGAATTCTGTCTTTCCATCTAGATAAAGACACCCACACACTCTATGTGGCCTTTTCCAGCTGTGTGGTCAGAATACCACTCAGCCGCTGTGAACGACACAGTTCCTGTCAAAA GTCTTGTATTGCATCTAGAGACCCATACTGCGGATGGATGTCACATGGAGCTTGTGAGCGCATTCCTGCAGCTATGCA AACTGGTTATGAGCAAGATGTTGAATATGGCAACACAGCTCACCTCGGCGATTGTCATG AATTTTTGGCCACTACATCAGCGCCAGATTTCAAATCATATGGTGACCCAACCTCTG ACATGGAGTTGCCATCATCGTCAGTCACAGTGCCCACGACCTCTGAACCCATACAATCACCACAAACCATCCCCACTCAGATTCCCCAACTCTTTGGCTCACCGAAATTTGTGTTCAACGATGATCCAGCCACTTCACGTTCTGTTGAGCATATACCAG aaaatcttCCAAAGGCCTTGCCACTAAGCAACACTTTTAAGCTACTCTCGGGCAACATTATTCACCAACTAATTCTTTCAAATATATGCGGACACTAA
- the LOC109110051 gene encoding semaphorin-6D-like isoform X2 gives MGWRELTIDLLLLLLLVSHLEAVSFPEDNIPLDVVDRHYARQYPVFRGRPSGNESQHRLDFQLMTKIHDTLFIAGRDQVYLVSLRESYRNEIIPYRKLTWRSGQADRETCAMKGKHRDECHNFIKVLVPRNDDLVFICGTNGFNPMCRYYRLDNLEFDGEEISGLARCPFDAKQTNVALFADGKLYSATVADFLASDAVIYRSMGDGSALRTIKYDSKWLKEPHFLHAVDYGDFVYFFYREIAAEHNNLGKAVYSRVARICKNDMGGSQRVLEKHWTSFVKARLNCSVPGESFFYFDVLQAITDIININGVPSVVGVFTTQLNSIPGSAVCSFSMADIEKAFHGRFKEQKTADSVWTPFPEEKLPKPRPGCCAGHGSAESYKTSIEFPDETLQFIKSHPLMDASVPSIGDEPWFTKTRVRYRLTALTVDNTAGPQKNYTVVFIGSEAGIVLKVLAKTSPLSLNDSILLEEIDVFNQAKCLSSNEDDRRILSFHLDKDTHTLYVAFSSCVVRIPLSRCERHSSCQKSCIASRDPYCGWMSHGACERIPAAMQTGYEQDVEYGNTAHLGDCHEFLATTSAPDFKSYGDPTSDMELPSSSVTVPTTSEPIQSPQTIPTQIPQLFGSPKFVFNDDPATSRSVEHIPGVWEIQAGESNQMVHMNILISCVLAAFLLGAFIAGMVVYCYRDAFLRNPRKIQKDAESAQSCTDSTGSFAKLNGLFDSPVKEYQPNMDTPKLYTNLLSNGGEVPTTGDTKMMLLSGQPPELAALPTPESTPVLQQKSLQPIKNQWERAHGKLGGSRKDGTPTCQQYHPSSPPPHSTVSNPHIPSAVVLPNATHENRASFSTPDGPQAEKKIQYSDQHGSKSGRKDQRHTVDARNTLNDLLKHLNENQPKAIMVEMPKSRQHLMLEPIVSPTEIPPKVPSREASLYSPSSSLTRNSPTKRLDVPTTPTSPTGQMGTLERQRYHCSSSQRHSISSPPKGLHSPGGAIVSRQPSLNRGGYMPPTPTPPTRLDSHGVPMAMTPSISRQSSYSGHGSLPRTSIKRTASLKPDVPLKPNGFAPQTAQMRAVNKYSY, from the exons ATGGGGTGGCGAGAACTGACGATTGACctgctgctactgctgctgtTGGTGTCCCATCTGGAGGCTGTGAGCTTTCCTGAGGACAACATCCCTTTAGATGTTGTGGACCGACACT ATGCACGACAGTACCCCGTGTTCCGTGGACGCCCCTCTGGCAACgaatcacagcacagactggacttTCAGCTGATGACCAAGATTCATGATACGCTTTTCATTGCGGGCAG GGACCAGGTGTATTTAGTGAGCCTGAGAGAGTCCTACAGGAATGAAATTATTCCATACAGG AAGCTGACGTGGCGGTCGGGGCAGGCGGACAGGGAGACATGTGCCATGAAGGGAAAGCACCGA GATGAGTGCCATAATTTCATTAAAGTCCTGGTTCCGAGAAACGATGATCTTGTGTTCATCTGTGGAACAAATGGTTTCAACCCCATGTGCCGTTACTACAGG TTGGATAACTTGGAATTTGATGGGGAAGAGATTAGCGGTTTGGCCCGATGCCCGTTTGATGCCAAGCAGACGAACGTTGCCCTGTTTGCTG ATGGTAAGCTGTACTCAGCGACGGTGGCAGACTTCCTGGCCAGCGATGCTGTGATTTATCGCAGCATGGGAGACGGTTCTGCCCTTCGCACCATCAAGTATGACTCCAAGTGGTTAAAAG aGCCACATTTTCTCCACGCCGTGGACTATGGGGATTTTGTCTACTTCTTTTACAGAGAAATCGCAGCCGAGCACAACAACTTGGGAAAG GCGGTTTACTCCAGAGTGGCTCGGATCTGTAAAAATGACATGGGAGGGTCTCAGCGGGTGCTGGAAAAACACTGGACATCTTTTGTTAAGGCTCGCCTGAACTGTTCCGTTCCTGGAGAATCGTTTTTCTACTTTGACGTCCTTCAGGCTATTACGGACATCATCAACATTAATGGGGTGCCTTCTGTGGTTGGAGTTTTCACCACCCAGTTGAACAG TATCCCTGGCTCTGCGGTGTGTTCGTTCTCCATGGCGGACATTGAGAAAGCATTCCATGGGCGTTTCAAAGAGCAAAAGACAGCAGATTCAGTGTGGACACCATTTCCAGAGGAGAAGCTGCCAAAGCCCAG accCGGCTGCTGTGCGGGACACGGTTCAGCAGAGTCTTACAAAACCTCCATCGAGTTTCCAGATGAGACCCTTCAGTTCATCAAGTCACACCCACTCATGGACGCCTCAGTCCCCTCCATTGGAGACGAACCATGGTTCACCAAAACAAGAGTCAG GTACAGGCTCACGGCACTCACCGTTGATAACACTGCAGGACCCCAGAAGAATTACACAGTGGTTTTCATTGGCTCTGAGGCAGGCATCGTCCTAAAAGTTCTGGCTAAGACGTCCCCACTGTCTTTAAATGACAGCATCCTACTAGAGGAGATCGATGTTTTCAACCAAGCCAA GTGTTTATCCAGCAATGAGGACGATCGGCGAATTCTGTCTTTCCATCTAGATAAAGACACCCACACACTCTATGTGGCCTTTTCCAGCTGTGTGGTCAGAATACCACTCAGCCGCTGTGAACGACACAGTTCCTGTCAAAA GTCTTGTATTGCATCTAGAGACCCATACTGCGGATGGATGTCACATGGAGCTTGTGAGCGCATTCCTGCAGCTATGCA AACTGGTTATGAGCAAGATGTTGAATATGGCAACACAGCTCACCTCGGCGATTGTCATG AATTTTTGGCCACTACATCAGCGCCAGATTTCAAATCATATGGTGACCCAACCTCTG ACATGGAGTTGCCATCATCGTCAGTCACAGTGCCCACGACCTCTGAACCCATACAATCACCACAAACCATCCCCACTCAGATTCCCCAACTCTTTGGCTCACCGAAATTTGTGTTCAACGATGATCCAGCCACTTCACGTTCTGTTGAGCATATACCAG GTGTGTGGGAAATACAAGCAGGTGAATCTAACCAGATGGTACATATGAATATCCTTATCTCCTGTGTGTTAGCTGCATTCCTGCTTGGTGCATTCATCGCTGGCATGGTCGTTTACTGCTATAGAGATGCTTTCCTTCGCAATCCACGCAAGATCCAAAAAGATGCCGAGTCCGCACAGTCATGCACTGATTCCACTGGCAGCTTTGCCAAGCTTAACGGTCTGTTTGACAGTCCTGTGAAAGAGTACCAACCCAATATGGATACTCCCAAACTTTACACCAACCTGTTGAGCAATGGGGGGGAGGTGCCAACCACCGGAGACACCAAGATGATGCTCTTGAGTGGGCAGCCACCAGAACTAGCAGCACTGCCTACACCCGAGTCCACACCAGTTCTGCAACAAAAGAGCCTTCAGCCAATTAAGAACCAATGGGAGAGAGCTCATGGAAAGTTAGGTGGCTCCCGCAAAGATGGGACACCCACATGCCAGCAGTACCATCCTTCCAGTCCCCCACCCCATTCCACTGTCAGCAACCCCCACATCCCCAGTGCCGTGGTACTGCCCAATGCCACACATGAGAACAGGGCATCCTTCAGTACTCCTGATGGGCCTCAAGCAGAAAAGAAGATCCAGTATAGTGATCAACATGGTTCCAAATCTGGCCGTAAAGACCAGCGGCATACTGTGGatgccaggaacacactgaatgaCCTCTTGAAGCACCTGAATGAGAACCAACCCAAAGCTATCATGGTGGAGATGCCCAAATCACGACAGCACCTAATGCTGGAACCCATTGTAAGCCCAACGGAGATTCCACCCAAAGTCCCAAGTCGAGAGGCCTCCTTGTactctccctcttcctctttaACCAGGAATAGCCCAACCAAGAGACTGGATGTGCCAACTACACCAACATCACCCACAGGGCAGATGGGCACTCTCGAGAGACAGCGGTATCACTGCAGTTCATCCCAGCGACACTCCATTTCCTCGCCACCCAAAGGGCTGCACTCACCTGGCGGGGCCATAGTGTCCCGGCAACCTAGTTTGAACAGAGGTGGGTACATGCCCCCAACTCCTACCCCACCCACTAGACTAGACTCTCACGGGGTACCAATGGCTATGACACCTTCCATATCCCGGCAGAGCAGCTACAGTGGTCATGGGTCTTTACCACGAACATCCATCAAACGGACAGCATCGTTAAAGCCCGATGTGCCACTCAAACCCAATGGCTTTGCACCACAGACTGCACAAATGAGGGCAGTGAACAAGTATAGCTACTGA
- the LOC109110051 gene encoding semaphorin-6D-like isoform X6, whose product MGWRELTIDLLLLLLLVSHLEAVSFPEDNIPLDVVDRHYARQYPVFRGRPSGNESQHRLDFQLMTKIHDTLFIAGRDQVYLVSLRESYRNEIIPYRKLTWRSGQADRETCAMKGKHRDECHNFIKVLVPRNDDLVFICGTNGFNPMCRYYRLDNLEFDGEEISGLARCPFDAKQTNVALFADGKLYSATVADFLASDAVIYRSMGDGSALRTIKYDSKWLKEPHFLHAVDYGDFVYFFYREIAAEHNNLGKAVYSRVARICKNDMGGSQRVLEKHWTSFVKARLNCSVPGESFFYFDVLQAITDIININGVPSVVGVFTTQLNSIPGSAVCSFSMADIEKAFHGRFKEQKTADSVWTPFPEEKLPKPRPGCCAGHGSAESYKTSIEFPDETLQFIKSHPLMDASVPSIGDEPWFTKTRVRYRLTALTVDNTAGPQKNYTVVFIGSEAGIVLKVLAKTSPLSLNDSILLEEIDVFNQAKCLSSNEDDRRILSFHLDKDTHTLYVAFSSCVVRIPLSRCERHSSCQKSCIASRDPYCGWMSHGACERIPAAMQTGYEQDVEYGNTAHLGDCHEFLATTSAPDFKSYGDPTSDMELPSSSVTVPTTSEPIQSPQTIPTQIPQLFGSPKFVFNDDPATSRSVEHIPGVLEENLPKALPLSNTFKLLSGNIIHQLILSNICGH is encoded by the exons ATGGGGTGGCGAGAACTGACGATTGACctgctgctactgctgctgtTGGTGTCCCATCTGGAGGCTGTGAGCTTTCCTGAGGACAACATCCCTTTAGATGTTGTGGACCGACACT ATGCACGACAGTACCCCGTGTTCCGTGGACGCCCCTCTGGCAACgaatcacagcacagactggacttTCAGCTGATGACCAAGATTCATGATACGCTTTTCATTGCGGGCAG GGACCAGGTGTATTTAGTGAGCCTGAGAGAGTCCTACAGGAATGAAATTATTCCATACAGG AAGCTGACGTGGCGGTCGGGGCAGGCGGACAGGGAGACATGTGCCATGAAGGGAAAGCACCGA GATGAGTGCCATAATTTCATTAAAGTCCTGGTTCCGAGAAACGATGATCTTGTGTTCATCTGTGGAACAAATGGTTTCAACCCCATGTGCCGTTACTACAGG TTGGATAACTTGGAATTTGATGGGGAAGAGATTAGCGGTTTGGCCCGATGCCCGTTTGATGCCAAGCAGACGAACGTTGCCCTGTTTGCTG ATGGTAAGCTGTACTCAGCGACGGTGGCAGACTTCCTGGCCAGCGATGCTGTGATTTATCGCAGCATGGGAGACGGTTCTGCCCTTCGCACCATCAAGTATGACTCCAAGTGGTTAAAAG aGCCACATTTTCTCCACGCCGTGGACTATGGGGATTTTGTCTACTTCTTTTACAGAGAAATCGCAGCCGAGCACAACAACTTGGGAAAG GCGGTTTACTCCAGAGTGGCTCGGATCTGTAAAAATGACATGGGAGGGTCTCAGCGGGTGCTGGAAAAACACTGGACATCTTTTGTTAAGGCTCGCCTGAACTGTTCCGTTCCTGGAGAATCGTTTTTCTACTTTGACGTCCTTCAGGCTATTACGGACATCATCAACATTAATGGGGTGCCTTCTGTGGTTGGAGTTTTCACCACCCAGTTGAACAG TATCCCTGGCTCTGCGGTGTGTTCGTTCTCCATGGCGGACATTGAGAAAGCATTCCATGGGCGTTTCAAAGAGCAAAAGACAGCAGATTCAGTGTGGACACCATTTCCAGAGGAGAAGCTGCCAAAGCCCAG accCGGCTGCTGTGCGGGACACGGTTCAGCAGAGTCTTACAAAACCTCCATCGAGTTTCCAGATGAGACCCTTCAGTTCATCAAGTCACACCCACTCATGGACGCCTCAGTCCCCTCCATTGGAGACGAACCATGGTTCACCAAAACAAGAGTCAG GTACAGGCTCACGGCACTCACCGTTGATAACACTGCAGGACCCCAGAAGAATTACACAGTGGTTTTCATTGGCTCTGAGGCAGGCATCGTCCTAAAAGTTCTGGCTAAGACGTCCCCACTGTCTTTAAATGACAGCATCCTACTAGAGGAGATCGATGTTTTCAACCAAGCCAA GTGTTTATCCAGCAATGAGGACGATCGGCGAATTCTGTCTTTCCATCTAGATAAAGACACCCACACACTCTATGTGGCCTTTTCCAGCTGTGTGGTCAGAATACCACTCAGCCGCTGTGAACGACACAGTTCCTGTCAAAA GTCTTGTATTGCATCTAGAGACCCATACTGCGGATGGATGTCACATGGAGCTTGTGAGCGCATTCCTGCAGCTATGCA AACTGGTTATGAGCAAGATGTTGAATATGGCAACACAGCTCACCTCGGCGATTGTCATG AATTTTTGGCCACTACATCAGCGCCAGATTTCAAATCATATGGTGACCCAACCTCTG ACATGGAGTTGCCATCATCGTCAGTCACAGTGCCCACGACCTCTGAACCCATACAATCACCACAAACCATCCCCACTCAGATTCCCCAACTCTTTGGCTCACCGAAATTTGTGTTCAACGATGATCCAGCCACTTCACGTTCTGTTGAGCATATACCAGGTGTGCTGGAGG aaaatcttCCAAAGGCCTTGCCACTAAGCAACACTTTTAAGCTACTCTCGGGCAACATTATTCACCAACTAATTCTTTCAAATATATGCGGACACTAA
- the LOC109110051 gene encoding semaphorin-6D-like isoform X4, with the protein MGWRELTIDLLLLLLLVSHLEAVSFPEDNIPLDVVDRHYARQYPVFRGRPSGNESQHRLDFQLMTKIHDTLFIAGRDQVYLVSLRESYRNEIIPYRKLTWRSGQADRETCAMKGKHRDECHNFIKVLVPRNDDLVFICGTNGFNPMCRYYRLDNLEFDGEEISGLARCPFDAKQTNVALFADGKLYSATVADFLASDAVIYRSMGDGSALRTIKYDSKWLKEPHFLHAVDYGDFVYFFYREIAAEHNNLGKAVYSRVARICKNDMGGSQRVLEKHWTSFVKARLNCSVPGESFFYFDVLQAITDIININGVPSVVGVFTTQLNSIPGSAVCSFSMADIEKAFHGRFKEQKTADSVWTPFPEEKLPKPRPGCCAGHGSAESYKTSIEFPDETLQFIKSHPLMDASVPSIGDEPWFTKTRVRYRLTALTVDNTAGPQKNYTVVFIGSEAGIVLKVLAKTSPLSLNDSILLEEIDVFNQAKCLSSNEDDRRILSFHLDKDTHTLYVAFSSCVVRIPLSRCERHSSCQKSCIASRDPYCGWMSHGACERIPAAMQTGYEQDVEYGNTAHLGDCHEFLATTSAPDFKSYGDPTSGVWEIQAGESNQMVHMNILISCVLAAFLLGAFIAGMVVYCYRDAFLRNPRKIQKDAESAQSCTDSTGSFAKLNGLFDSPVKEYQPNMDTPKLYTNLLSNGGEVPTTGDTKMMLLSGQPPELAALPTPESTPVLQQKSLQPIKNQWERAHGKLGGSRKDGTPTCQQYHPSSPPPHSTVSNPHIPSAVVLPNATHENRASFSTPDGPQAEKKIQYSDQHGSKSGRKDQRHTVDARNTLNDLLKHLNENQPKAIMVEMPKSRQHLMLEPIVSPTEIPPKVPSREASLYSPSSSLTRNSPTKRLDVPTTPTSPTGQMGTLERQRYHCSSSQRHSISSPPKGLHSPGGAIVSRQPSLNRGGYMPPTPTPPTRLDSHGVPMAMTPSISRQSSYSGHGSLPRTSIKRTASLKPDVPLKPNGFAPQTAQMRAVNKYSY; encoded by the exons ATGGGGTGGCGAGAACTGACGATTGACctgctgctactgctgctgtTGGTGTCCCATCTGGAGGCTGTGAGCTTTCCTGAGGACAACATCCCTTTAGATGTTGTGGACCGACACT ATGCACGACAGTACCCCGTGTTCCGTGGACGCCCCTCTGGCAACgaatcacagcacagactggacttTCAGCTGATGACCAAGATTCATGATACGCTTTTCATTGCGGGCAG GGACCAGGTGTATTTAGTGAGCCTGAGAGAGTCCTACAGGAATGAAATTATTCCATACAGG AAGCTGACGTGGCGGTCGGGGCAGGCGGACAGGGAGACATGTGCCATGAAGGGAAAGCACCGA GATGAGTGCCATAATTTCATTAAAGTCCTGGTTCCGAGAAACGATGATCTTGTGTTCATCTGTGGAACAAATGGTTTCAACCCCATGTGCCGTTACTACAGG TTGGATAACTTGGAATTTGATGGGGAAGAGATTAGCGGTTTGGCCCGATGCCCGTTTGATGCCAAGCAGACGAACGTTGCCCTGTTTGCTG ATGGTAAGCTGTACTCAGCGACGGTGGCAGACTTCCTGGCCAGCGATGCTGTGATTTATCGCAGCATGGGAGACGGTTCTGCCCTTCGCACCATCAAGTATGACTCCAAGTGGTTAAAAG aGCCACATTTTCTCCACGCCGTGGACTATGGGGATTTTGTCTACTTCTTTTACAGAGAAATCGCAGCCGAGCACAACAACTTGGGAAAG GCGGTTTACTCCAGAGTGGCTCGGATCTGTAAAAATGACATGGGAGGGTCTCAGCGGGTGCTGGAAAAACACTGGACATCTTTTGTTAAGGCTCGCCTGAACTGTTCCGTTCCTGGAGAATCGTTTTTCTACTTTGACGTCCTTCAGGCTATTACGGACATCATCAACATTAATGGGGTGCCTTCTGTGGTTGGAGTTTTCACCACCCAGTTGAACAG TATCCCTGGCTCTGCGGTGTGTTCGTTCTCCATGGCGGACATTGAGAAAGCATTCCATGGGCGTTTCAAAGAGCAAAAGACAGCAGATTCAGTGTGGACACCATTTCCAGAGGAGAAGCTGCCAAAGCCCAG accCGGCTGCTGTGCGGGACACGGTTCAGCAGAGTCTTACAAAACCTCCATCGAGTTTCCAGATGAGACCCTTCAGTTCATCAAGTCACACCCACTCATGGACGCCTCAGTCCCCTCCATTGGAGACGAACCATGGTTCACCAAAACAAGAGTCAG GTACAGGCTCACGGCACTCACCGTTGATAACACTGCAGGACCCCAGAAGAATTACACAGTGGTTTTCATTGGCTCTGAGGCAGGCATCGTCCTAAAAGTTCTGGCTAAGACGTCCCCACTGTCTTTAAATGACAGCATCCTACTAGAGGAGATCGATGTTTTCAACCAAGCCAA GTGTTTATCCAGCAATGAGGACGATCGGCGAATTCTGTCTTTCCATCTAGATAAAGACACCCACACACTCTATGTGGCCTTTTCCAGCTGTGTGGTCAGAATACCACTCAGCCGCTGTGAACGACACAGTTCCTGTCAAAA GTCTTGTATTGCATCTAGAGACCCATACTGCGGATGGATGTCACATGGAGCTTGTGAGCGCATTCCTGCAGCTATGCA AACTGGTTATGAGCAAGATGTTGAATATGGCAACACAGCTCACCTCGGCGATTGTCATG AATTTTTGGCCACTACATCAGCGCCAGATTTCAAATCATATGGTGACCCAACCTCTG GTGTGTGGGAAATACAAGCAGGTGAATCTAACCAGATGGTACATATGAATATCCTTATCTCCTGTGTGTTAGCTGCATTCCTGCTTGGTGCATTCATCGCTGGCATGGTCGTTTACTGCTATAGAGATGCTTTCCTTCGCAATCCACGCAAGATCCAAAAAGATGCCGAGTCCGCACAGTCATGCACTGATTCCACTGGCAGCTTTGCCAAGCTTAACGGTCTGTTTGACAGTCCTGTGAAAGAGTACCAACCCAATATGGATACTCCCAAACTTTACACCAACCTGTTGAGCAATGGGGGGGAGGTGCCAACCACCGGAGACACCAAGATGATGCTCTTGAGTGGGCAGCCACCAGAACTAGCAGCACTGCCTACACCCGAGTCCACACCAGTTCTGCAACAAAAGAGCCTTCAGCCAATTAAGAACCAATGGGAGAGAGCTCATGGAAAGTTAGGTGGCTCCCGCAAAGATGGGACACCCACATGCCAGCAGTACCATCCTTCCAGTCCCCCACCCCATTCCACTGTCAGCAACCCCCACATCCCCAGTGCCGTGGTACTGCCCAATGCCACACATGAGAACAGGGCATCCTTCAGTACTCCTGATGGGCCTCAAGCAGAAAAGAAGATCCAGTATAGTGATCAACATGGTTCCAAATCTGGCCGTAAAGACCAGCGGCATACTGTGGatgccaggaacacactgaatgaCCTCTTGAAGCACCTGAATGAGAACCAACCCAAAGCTATCATGGTGGAGATGCCCAAATCACGACAGCACCTAATGCTGGAACCCATTGTAAGCCCAACGGAGATTCCACCCAAAGTCCCAAGTCGAGAGGCCTCCTTGTactctccctcttcctctttaACCAGGAATAGCCCAACCAAGAGACTGGATGTGCCAACTACACCAACATCACCCACAGGGCAGATGGGCACTCTCGAGAGACAGCGGTATCACTGCAGTTCATCCCAGCGACACTCCATTTCCTCGCCACCCAAAGGGCTGCACTCACCTGGCGGGGCCATAGTGTCCCGGCAACCTAGTTTGAACAGAGGTGGGTACATGCCCCCAACTCCTACCCCACCCACTAGACTAGACTCTCACGGGGTACCAATGGCTATGACACCTTCCATATCCCGGCAGAGCAGCTACAGTGGTCATGGGTCTTTACCACGAACATCCATCAAACGGACAGCATCGTTAAAGCCCGATGTGCCACTCAAACCCAATGGCTTTGCACCACAGACTGCACAAATGAGGGCAGTGAACAAGTATAGCTACTGA